The Geobacillus genomosp. 3 genome segment CATGACATCGACCGTGAACTGCCGGGAAGTGAATGAGGTGACGGTCAGGCAGACGCCGTTGACGGCGATGCTGTCGCCGAGCCGGACGTCTTCAAGCACCCGCTTGGCGCCAATCGTCATCACAATGGCGTCGCCCGTTTGCCTCATTTGTTCAACCGTACCGACCTCTTCAATAATGCCGGTAAACATCGCTACTCCTCCTTCCTTTTCGGTGCGGCGACGATTTTTATGTCCGGGCCGACCGTCTCAATCCGCCGGATATCAAGTTCCATCGCCTCGGCGAGACGCGAGAAACCGAGACCGCCGACCGGCGTCGGCGCTTCGCGGCCGCCGATGAGCTTTGGGGCGATATAGGCAACCACTTCGTTGACCGCCCCGGCACGAAGAAAGCTGTCATGAATGCGCGAGCCACCCTCGACAAACAACGATGTGACGCGCTGCTCGCCGAGCAGAAAGAGCACGTCACGCACATCAACGTGTGCGCTCGCCATCGGCACGATGCGCACCCCGAGGCGCTCATATGCCTCCGCTTTTTTCCGGCTGATGCCGCTGCCGGTGACAATCCACGTTTCCGCCTCCTTGTCGGTGACGACGTGGGCGTCAAGCGGCGTATGCAGCTTCGTATCCAAAATGATGCGCAGCAAGTTTTTCCGTTGTTGCCCGATGCGCACTGTCAATTTCGGATTGTCGGCTAAAACGGTGTTGACGCCCACTAAAATGGCGTCATGTTGGGCGCGGAGACGATGGACATCCTCACGCGCCGCGCTTGATGTGATCCATTTGCTTTCTCCCGTTGCCGTCGCGA includes the following:
- the ribD gene encoding bifunctional diaminohydroxyphosphoribosylaminopyrimidine deaminase/5-amino-6-(5-phosphoribosylamino)uracil reductase RibD, which encodes MYNDEHYMRLALDVAKAGVGQTSPNPAVGAVVVNGGAVVGLGAHLRAGEPHAEVHAVRMAGEKARGATVYVTLEPCSHYGKTPPCADLLIQAGVRRVVVATTDPNPLVAGQGIDKLRRAGIDVDVGILKEEADELNRMFFHYIKTKTPFVTIKYACSLDGKIATATGESKWITSSAAREDVHRLRAQHDAILVGVNTVLADNPKLTVRIGQQRKNLLRIILDTKLHTPLDAHVVTDKEAETWIVTGSGISRKKAEAYERLGVRIVPMASAHVDVRDVLFLLGEQRVTSLFVEGGSRIHDSFLRAGAVNEVVAYIAPKLIGGREAPTPVGGLGFSRLAEAMELDIRRIETVGPDIKIVAAPKRKEE